From the Aquirufa lenticrescens genome, the window CTGCTTTCCAGCTGATCATATCGTGGAATACACGGAGAAAAGTTTGCGCAATCTAAAGGTTGAGCAAATTGATTTGCAACAGTTTCACGTGTGGGAAGATGCGTGGGCGGATTGTGATGAGTGGAAAATGGCGGTGGAGAAATTGACTAAAGAAGGAAAGGTAGCTCATTGGGGAGTTTCGGTGAACCGTTGGGAGCCTAATAATTGCTTGCAGACCTTGGAAACCGGATTGATTTCTTCGGTGCAGGTGATTTACAATATTTTTGACCAAAACCCAGAAGACCAATTATTCCCACTATGTAAGAAATTAGATGTGGGTGTGATTGCGCGCGTTCCTTTTGATGAGGGAAGTTTGACAGGTTTGATGACCTATGAAACGACCTTCCCTGCAAATGACTGGCGTTCGACTTATTTCGTTCCGGAGAATTTGATTTCGAGTGTGGATCACGCGAATGCGTTGAAACCACTGCTCCCAGAAGGAATGGATTTACCTGAAATGGCCTTGCGATTCATTCTTTCTAACCCGGATGTGGGTACGATCATTCCAGGTATGCGTAAAATCAAGCATGTGGAAAGTAATACTGCCACTTCGGATGGACAAGGTCTATCTAAAGATTTAGTAGAGGAGTTACGCGCGCACCGTTGGGAGCGTCAGCCTACTTCTTGGTCGCAGTAAAAAGCTCTTTTAACGCGGCCTCTTCTCGGAATCCCGATGTTTTAGTGATCAACTCCCCTTTGGAGAAGACGATGAAACTCGGGATTTCGTCTATTCCGTAGGCCTGCATGATGGCCTGGTTGCCGTCTGCTTCGACCTTTAAGACCGTCACGCGACCTTTGAATTCTTCAGATAATTTATCGACGATGGGCATCATTTTCAGGCAGGGCGCACACCATTTGGCATAAAAATCAACCACAATGGCGTCAGATGAAGCGATTTCTTTTTTGAAGTCGGCCAAATTCCAAGCTGCATCATGCTTCACATCGGGCACTCCCTCTAGTGGCTTCAGACGTGTCGTCCATTTCAAATAGCCCCCTTTCATTTCGGTCACTTGAAAACCAGCCGCGCGCATTTGCTCCGCCGCTTGGGCAGAACGCCCGCCCGAAAGGCAATAGATTAAGACCGGTTTATCTTTCGAAAGTTGCGCGACCTTGGCGCTGAAATCTGGGGAACGAAAGTCGATGTTCATCGCCTTTGGCAAATGTCCTCCTCCAAATTCCCCCGAAGTCCGTACGTCCAGCAAATAAGCATTCGGCGTCTCTTTGATCTTCTTTTCGAAGGTATCCACGTCTACATTCTGAGCGAACGTGTTGAGGCTCAGTAGGGATACGATGGCCATCGCTAGGCATGTCGAAATACTTTTTATCATCTGTTAATACGGAATTAGGCAAAAAAGCGTTAATTTGCAGGGCAATTTATGCAATAAAATAGTAATTCATTTATTCACAATAAATATTATACGATGAGTGCAATACAGTATGTACACGCAAGACAAATTTTAGATTCACGCGGAAACCCAACAATTGAGGTGGACATTAAGACCGAAGACGGTGCTTTTGGACGTGCAGCAGTTCCATCTGGAGCTTCTACAGGTATCCACGAGGCAGTAGAACTTCGTGATGAAGACAAATCAGTTTACGTAGGAAAGGGTGTTTTAAAAGCAGTTGAAAACGTGAATACGGCGATTGCTGAAGAACTTTGGGGTTTAGAAGTGTCTGAGCAAAACATGATCGATAACATCATGATCGAATTAGACGGAACTCCTAACAAAGGTAAATTAGGCGCTAACGCGATCCTAGGTGTTTCTATGGCGGTTGCGAAAGCAGCGGCGCAAGAAGCAGGTTTATCTTTATACCGTTACATCGGTGGCGTTAACGCAAACACATTACCAGTTCCGATGATGAACATCTTAAACGGTGGTTCTCACGCGGATAACTCGATTGACTTCCAAGAATTCATGGTTATGCCAGCGAAAGCGGAGTCATTCTCTCAAGCTTTACGTATGGGTACGGAGGTTTTCCACGCATTGAAAGGTGTGTTGAAGTCCAAAGGATATTCTACTAACGTAGGTGATGAAGGTGGTTTTGCACCAAACATCAAGTCGAACGAAGAGGCCATCGAAATCGTATTGCAATCAATCGAAAAAGCAGGTTATAAGCCAGGCGAAGAAATCTTCATCGCTATGGATGCGGCTGCATCTGAATTCTATGATGAGAAAACAGGTCTTTACACGTTCAAAAAATCTGACGGAAAGCAATTGAACTCAATGGAGATGGCTGCTTACTGGAAGACTTGGGCTGACAAATACCCAATCATTTCAATCGAAGACGGTATGGCTGAAGACGATTGGGCAGGTTGGGCTGAGCAAACGAAATTGATCGGTTCTAAATGCCAATTAGTAGGTGACGATTTATTCGTAACGAACGTGAAGCGTTTACAACAAGGTATCGAAAAAGGCGTTGCAAACGCAGTATTAGTAAAAGTTAACCAAATCGGTTCATTAACTGAAACGATCGACACCGTTAACTTAGCGAAACGCAACTCCTACAAAAACATCATGTCACACCGTTCTGGAGAGACTGAAGATGCTACGATTGCTGACTTAGCAGTAGCATTGAACACAGGCCAAATCAAAACTGGTTCTGCGTCTCGTTCTGACCGTATGGCTAAATACAACCAATTGCTTCGCATTGAGGAGGAATTAGGTGCTAACGCATATTTCCCAGGTTTGAATTTCTAATTCTATGCTCGATCGCGTACGTAGTTTATTTTTAGGGCCAAATCGTTTCTATTACGTCTCCACCTCCGTTTTGTTGGTTTGGATGTTCGTATTAGATACAAACGATCTTTCGGTCCAATATAGACTCTACACCGAATTGGCAGACCTGAAGGCAGAACACGAATACTATCGGCACAAGTTAAAAGAGCTGAAACAGGAGCGTGCTGCCGTGATGGGCAATCCAGCGTTGTTAGAAAAATACGCTCGCGAAAAGTATTTCATGAAGCGACCATCCGAGGATGTCTTCGTGATAGTAGATCAGGAGAATCAACCGATTGAAAAATAAAAAAGTCCAGCAGAAATGCTGGACTTTTTTATTTCAAATTTCAAAGAGCAAAGCTCAAAGTTCAAAAGTGGCATCGCCGCAGGCGATTTTTAGCGTGGATTTTGTCGAATCTTCCTCTCCGGCCCCCAAACCCAATAAAGTGTGAAATAAACTTCGAGGCACTCAGGCGACATTCCAGGTATTGACAGAATTTGTCAATACGCGAAAAAGCCATTTAGTGCCTTGAAAGTATTTTAACCATTTAGTGCCCTAGGAGCGCTTCAAGGCCCTTTCGGACTAAGGCGTCGTAGTTGCGACTAAGCCCCGTAGGGGCGACTAAATTGCGAAGCAATGACTAAGCCGAAGGCGACTAGATTGCGTAGCGATGACTCCGACGCAGTCGGCATGACTAAGCCCGCAGGGCGACTTCTAGTCGACTTATTTTAAATCGAAAAGCGGAGCTTTTCAATTTAAAACAATGCCACCCCCGTCATCTCTTTCGGTTGAGCCACGCCCATCATCTTCAAGATCGTAGGAGACACATCACCTAGTTTACCATCGCGAAGCGTTGGTTTGAAGTCGTTGTCTACTAAAATACATGGAACCAAGTTTGTTGAGTGTGCCGTGTTTGGTGAGCCGTCTTCGTTCATCATAACGTCCGCGTTACCGTGGTCGGCGATGATGATGAAGGAATAGCCGTGGGCTAGACCAGCTGTAACTACTGCCTCAGCGCAAGCGTCTACCGTTTCGACTGCTTTAACTACTGCAGAGAAAACGCCTGTGTGGCCTACCATGTCAGGATTAGCAAAGTTTAAGCAGACGAAGTCTACCTCCTCTTTTTCTAATTCTGGGATCAACGCATCGCGAAGATCTGCGGCAGACATTTCGGGTTGAAGATCGTAGGTGGCGACTTTTGGGGAGTTGCGTAGGATGTTTTGTTGTCCTTCAAAAAGCGCCTCGCGGCCACCAGAGAAAAAGAACGTAACGTGTGGATATTTTTCGGTTTCGGCGATGCGAATTTGTTTTTTACCCGCGCCCTCTAGGACCTCGCCCATCGTCATTGGAAGGTTAGAGTCGTTGAAGATCACGTGGACGTTTTGGAATTCTTTATCGTATTCCGTCATCGTCAAGTAGTACAAATTCAATTTGTGCATACCCTCTTCAGAAAAATCACGCTGCGTTAAAGCCTGTGTGATCTCGCGGCCGCGGTCGGTGCGGAAGTTGAAGCAGATTACTAAGTCGCCCTCTTGGATATTGCCAACTGGAGCACCTGAAGCATCGGTCATGATGATTGGGTGGATGAATTCGTCCGTTACACCAGCCGCGTAGCTTTCTTCGATAGATTTCAACACATCGGAAGAAGGAGTTCCTTCGCCGTTAACCATCGCTTTGTAGGCCAAAGCCACCCGCTCCCAGCGATTATCGCGGTCCATCGCGTAGTAACGACCCGTTACTGAGGCGATTTGCGTGTTGGTTTTTAAGGTGTGTTGGTATAAATCGGTCATGAATTTCAGACCTGATTTGGGATCCGTATCGCGGCCATCCGTGAAAGCATGGACGAAAACTTTGCCCAAACCTGCCTCTGACGCCGTCGAAAGCAAGGATTTCAAGTGCTCGATGTGCGCGTGAACGCCACCATCGGACACAAGACCCATGAAGTGGACGGACTTGTTATTAGCTTTAGCGTAGTCGAATGCTTTCGCTAATTCAGGCTCCTGGCCCAAGGTATTTTCAGTGACTGCTTTGTTGATGCGAACGAGGTTTTGGTAGACCACGCGGCCAGCCCCTAAGTTCATGTGGCCCACTTCCGAGTTGCCCATTTGGCCCTCTGGTAAGCCTACTGCTAAACCGGATGCTTCTAATTTTGAGTGCGCATATTTGCCGTAAAGCGAAGAAATAAATGGCGTTTTGGCCGCGTCGATTGCGGAAACTTTGGGGTTTGTTGCGATGCCCCAGCCATCTAAGATCATTAAAACTACTTTCTTATCCATCTTTTATTGTATTACATTTCACCACGAAATTACCCATTTCTAGGCAATTTGCCTAGATTCTATTGCTCATTTGTTCTGCCAAAGCCTTGATATCCACCACCTCGATCGTCTTCTTCTCGGTCGTAAAGGCAGCCACCTCGATCATCGCCTTCGCTAATTCTTCCAAAGTAGACGCCGTCTTCCCCGCCACCAAAAGCAGCAACGGATACATCCAATCGATGTATTTATAGTATTTCAAGGTGAATTTATTCCCCTTCATCGGCTGCAAATACCCCGGTCTAAACGAATACGAATCTCGAAAACCCATCTTTTTTAGATCATTTTCCGTCTTCCCCTTCACCCTCGCCCACATAATCGAACCCTTTTCGGTGCTGTCCGTAGACATCCCGGAAATATAGCTGAAGCTTATGTGTTTTGGCATTTGCGCCGCAAAACCCAAAGTCAAGTCGTAGGTTTTGCGCCTAAACTCTTCCTCTTTCATCCCCACGGACGAAACTCCGAGGCAAAATAGGCACGCATCGTAGTCTTTCACCACCTCTTTGATTTCTTCCGGATGGTAGAAATCGGATAAGAAATACTCTTTTAGTTTCGGGTGTTTATGTCCAGACGGCTTGCGACTAATCGCCAAAACCTCTTTCACAAACGGCGAACGCAACGCCTCTAGCATCACGCCCTCGCCCACCATCCCGGTTACCCCGGTCACAATCACTTTGATTTGTGGATTTTCCATCGTAGAATTGAAAAAATATTAAACCTATGTCAACCTCCCGCCGCGATTTCATCGCCCTAGCCTCGACCTTGCCCTTTGTGGCATCAGCTGAACCTTCAACGAAAATGACCTTTATACATCATGTGTTGTTTTGGGCCAAAAACCCAACCTCCACCACCGAAACCGATCAACTCTACCGCGCCCTAAAAACGTTAGGCACCCTCCCGATGATAGCCTCAGCCCACGTAGGCAAGCCCATCGTCACCGATTTTGACAAATCCGTAACAGAAGCAAGTTACACCTTTTCGGTAGTCCTTGTTTTCGACAGCGCCGAAAAAGAGAAAGAATACCTCTACCACCCACTCCACAAGAAGTTCATTCAGGATAACATGCACCTTTGGGGAAAAGTTCAGGTGATTGATTCGGAGGCTTTGTAGTCGCCTTCGGCTTAGTCATCGCTTCGCGATTTAGTCGTCACGCTTCGCTTAGTCGCCTTGCGGACTTAGTCAGTGGATTATTTTTTGATAAACATCAGTACGATCGCAATTGTGATGGACATTTGACCTGCCCAAAATAGAAACATCCATTTTAGGATATCAAATTTAGTTTCCGATAATTTAGTGTCTAGATTGATGATTTTCTCTGAAAGTCGTATTTCAACATTACTTATTCTATCATTAATGCTAAGTTCTAAATGGTTAATTCTATCATTAATGCTGAGGTCTAGATGGTTAATTCTATCATCAAATTGATTTAACTTTTCGGTTATCCCTATAAGTTTTTGATCCAAGTATTCTTTCGTCACCAGATTTTCAAATCGGTGATCTTGCAGTTCGTGAATACTCGATACAAAATCCATTGCGTCGGTGTCATTTAGGTGCAATTTAGCACGAGCTAAATCGTATAGTTTGATGTTTAGTGGTTGCATGGATAAATGTAACCCATTTTTTGGATATTACCCTTTAATAAACTGATAATCGTTCCAAAGGGGAAAAGTGAAAATAAGTTCGAGGCAATGAGAGGACTTTTCGCCTTTTGACACTTTCTGTCAATACCTGAAAAGCCGCCTGAGTGGCTCGAGCTTATTTCATCACAATAGTGCCATTAAAGCCCAGAAACACATTTATCGCAAAGAACGGCGCCCTAAAAGATACATCCCTGCCGCGGAAACGATCAACAACAACACAGAAACCACGTCTTGCCAGCGCAATAATTCAGGACGGACAAATAATAAAGCCCAAGATGAAGCAGAGATCCCCGTAAAAACGGCTAAGAACGTTCTTGGTAACATTCCCAAAGTTCCAGCCGTAATAAAGGCGCGGAAGGGAACGCCTACGAAGGCCATGATGGCGTTTGTGATGGCGAAAGGGAAAATAGGAGAAAGCCGTGCGAGGAACACCCAGGAAAAGGAGGATGACCGCACGTTCGTTAGGAAACTAGAAGGTACGCGCGACAGCAGAGCTGTCGCGCCGAACTTTTTGGCAAGAAAATAACCCAAAGCCGAAGCTGCCGAGTAAGCCAAAATCAACGGCAACAACCCCGAAAATCCATAAACATAGCCCGTAAACAAGGCAAAAAACGTTGTGGGACACAGAGCCAGACCCATAATCAAAGCGGCGCAAATCCAAAAAAACACCGAAGAAAGCAGAGAAAAAGTCGTAAAAAACGTAGGATTCGCCAGCGCGTAGTAGCCCAAAAAGCCAGACGCCAGCAGGGGCAATAGGCCCATCCAAACGAGGTAGAGCGTTTCGTAAACGAGTTTTTTGTTCATAAAAGGGCCCCGCAAAGGGGGCAATTATCCCCCAAAGTTAATACCTTTGTACGCTTATGGAAATTGCGATCATAAAATACAATGCGGGGAATGTGGCATCGGTGATGTACGCGTTGGATCGTATTGGTCAAAATTACCAACTAACAGATGACCACGAGCAGATTAAAAAGGCCGATAAAGTGATTTTTCCGGGGGTGGGCGAGGCGAGTACGGCGATGGCTTATTTGAAAGAAAAGGGTCTAGAAACATTGATAAAGGGGCTTAAGCAGCCTGTTTTGGCGACCTGCATCGGAATGCAATTGTTATGCAAGCACTCGGAAGAGGGGAATGTGGATTGCATTGGGGTGTTTGATGTGGAGGTGAAGAAGTTCATCAGTAAAGACTTGAAAATTCCGCATGTAGGGTGGAATTCGATCGAGCAAATAGGAGACAACCCCTTGATGCACAAACTTCAAAAAGAAGAATTCGTCTATTTTGTGCACTCTTTTTATGCGCCTGTAAATGAGTATACGACAGCGGTTTGCGAGTATGAGCAGCCGTTTTCGGCGATGTTACAAAAGGATAATTTTTATGCCGCGCAGTTTCACGCGGAGATCAGCGGAAAGGCTGGCGAACAGATTTTGAAAAATTTCTTAGCACTCTAATATGTTTCAACTAATTCCTGCGATCGATCTTATAAATGGGCAATGCGTGCGATTGACTCAGGGGGATTATGGCCAAAAAACGGTCTACTCAGAAGACCCTTTGGAGATCGCCAAAGCCTTTGAAGGGGCCGGAATTCAGCGTTTGCACTTAGTGGATTTGGATGGGGCGAAGGCGAAGAAAATTGTGAATGCGGCGGTTTTGGAACGCATTGCGTCGAATACGTCGTTGCATATTGATTTTGGCGGAGGGGTTCAGTCCGACGAGATGATTGATACGGCTTTTTCTGCGGGTGCCGCGCAGATTACCGCCGGCAGTATTGCCGTGCGTAATCCTGCGCTGGTCTGCGAATGGTTGCAGAAGTATGGGTCGGAGAAGATTATTTTGGGGGCGGATGCGCAGGATGAGATGATTGCGGTTTCGGGCTGGCAGGAGAATTCGAACATTTCGATTTTTGATTTTCTACAGGATTATACCTCGAAAGGCGCGAAGTATGTGATTTCGACGGATGTTGCCAAAGACGGTTTGTTGCAAGGCCCCAGCTTCGATTTATATGAAAAAATTCAGGCTTCGAGCCCGTCGTTGAGCGTGATTGCGAGCGGTGGGGTGGCCTGTATGGAGGATTTAGTGCGCTTGCGGGAGATGAATTTGTTTGGGGTGATTGTGGGGAAAGCGTTTTATGAGGGTCGAATTAGTTTAGCGGATTTGGCCAAATTTTCAGCAGCAGCATGTTAACAAAGCGCATCATACCTTGTCTGGATATTAAAGAAGGGCGGACCGTGAAAGGGACGAACTTTGTGGACCTTCGCGATGCCGGTGATCCGGTGGAGCTGGGTGCACTATATGCGCAGCAGGGGGCGGATGAGTTGGTATTTTTAGATATTACGGCGACGGTTGATAACCGGAAGACTTTAGTGAATTTAGTGCGCGAAGTTGCGCGGCACGTGAATATTCCTTTTACCGTGGGCGGCGGAATTTCGTCCATTGCTGATGTATCGGCGTTGCTGAACGCCGGCGCGGACAAAGTGTCCATCAACTCGTCTGCGGTGCGCCGGCCAGAGCTGGTGGATGAACTGGCTTTGGCTTTTGGCTCCCAATGCATCATTGTCGCGATCGACACACGCTTTGAACCCGCCGCGGGCCTGGACTTCGTCCACACCCACGGCGGCCGTCGAATCACCGAACTAAAAACCCTCGAATGGGCCCGCGAAGTTGAAAACCGCGGTGCCGGCGAACTATTATTAACCTCGATGGACGCGGACGGAACGAAAGCAGGCTTCGCCTGTGATTTAACCGCTCGCATATCCTCAGCAGCCTCCATTCCCATTATTGCCTCCGGCGGAGCGGGAACAATGGAACATTTTACCGAAGTATTCACGACTGGCAAAGCAGACGCAGGCCTCGCCGCGAGTATATTTCACTTTAAAGAAATTGAAATTTTGGCATTGAAGAATTACCTTGCAACCCAAGGCATCCCGATGCGCATTTAATAGAAATATGTCCAAGCAACCCGATTTTTCCAAAGGCCTCGTGCCCGCCATCATCCAAGATGCCAGCACCCGTACCGTTTTGATGTTAGGCTACATGAATGAGGAAGCCTACGCAAAGACCCTTGCGGAACAGCGCGTAACCTTTTTCAGCCGCTCGAAGAATCGTCTTTGGACGAAAGGCGAGGAATCAGGCAACTTCCTAGACGTAGTCAGCCTTTCGATCGATTGCGACGCAGACACCATTTTAATTCAGGCCAAACCTGCCGGCCCCACCTGCCACACCGGTGCAGATACTTGTTTCGATGAGTCAAATGGGGACAACGCAGCCTGGTTAGATCAATTAAAGCACGTCATCCGCAGCCGTAAGACGGCCCCTTTGGCTTCGTCTTATACGGCCTCTTTATTTCAATTAGGAACTCATAAGATTGCCCAAAAAGTAGGTGAAGAAGCCGTTGAACTCGTTATCGAAGCCTTAATGCAAAACGATGACCTTTTCAAAGGCGAAGCGGCGGATCTAATTTTCCACTTATTAGTCTTATTAGAGGATCGCGGAATCGATTTAAGCGAAATCATCGCCGTTCTTCAATCTCGTCACGCTGCTAAATAATTATTCTTATGATTGGATTCATCATTCGTTACATCATCATTGCCTGCGTTGTTTTAGTTATTCCACGCTATTTAAAGGGCATTACCGTAGACGGTTTCACGACCGCACTTTTAGTTGCTTTAGCGATGGGCTTTGTGAATTCGTTCATCAAACCCGTGTTGAAGATCATCAGCTTCCCTATTACGTTTATAACTTTAGGGTTATTTTCTTTAGTGATATCGGTAGGCCTAGTTTATTTAGTTGCTGCCTATGTACCCGGTTTTGTGGTTACGGGGTTCATCGCTCCCTTGATTTTTAGCTTTCTTGTGTCACTTTCTACTTCTTTTGTAGGGCTGTTTACACGCTAGGGCACTTTTTGCTATTATAAGTCGCGTGGTACGCAGGCGACTTTTCAGATATTGACAGATTTTGTCAATAGTAGAAATTGTCGTTTATGGATGACCTCACTTCATCTATTCCTTAACTCCGTCAAGAACTTCTTCGAGTCAAATATCAACTGAGATCTGGCTGCCGGGGCTACGATGACCGATTCTGTGTAGACTTCTTGGTCTTTTTCAAAAATTGTGACTGTGACTTTCGTGAATTTGTAGGGGCCCATGTGGCCGTTGTAGAAGAGCAGGGGCTCTTTATTGCCAAAAAAATTGAACATGTTTGTAGGGTTTAGTGGTTAAAGACGCCGTGGCGGCGGAATTGAAAATGGCGTAGGTTTGTGACCTGCGCGTCGTCGTAGGTGATGGCGTTTTTAAGGATGAGCTTGAAACAGAATTTCCGCTCTAACTTGACTTTGTGGTACTTTAGGAAGTACTTGACGTCTTTTTCTGCGTGAGGTAGAGCTTCCTCTACTAAATTTTCGTAGCCCACAAAGGATCGTTTGATGCGCTCCCGCATCCAATAGATGCACAGTTCGCGTGCGTTTACCTGGTGGTAATGGGCAAAAATGATGACGAGGTCGAGGTCTGGGATGCGATTGCCGTTTTCGTATTTGCTCAAAAGCCCGGCGTCGATCCCGAGATCCTGCGCCATCACGTGCAGCGGAACGGCACGGATGAGCTTCAGGTATCTAGAGAAGTGGTTAAACATATTGATTAGTGGTTTGGTGTTCCAAATGTATTCCCACCCATCCCTCTAACCTAACAACTTATTGATAATGTGAAATTAGAGCTTGATATTTAGTTCTAATCTGCCTCCAAGGCCGAGTTCTACTATTTTTTGTAATGTTGAAATTCGAATTTCTATGAGGTTATTTTCTGCAATTGAAATGGCGTATTTAGATGTACCACATTTGATAGCAAATTCTTTTTGTGTTAGCTTGAGATTGAGCCTGGCAACTTTAATCATGGCGCTTATTTTAAATAGTTGTGCTCCCCATTCGAATTTATTTCTGGAGGGAGAACCTAATTTACCATAGGTTTCTTCGATTAATTGATCCAATGTTTTTAGGTTAGATTTCATAGTGGTTGTTTTTATTTAAAACTGATTTTGCAGTTTCCAGGTATTGACAGATTGTGTCAAAAGCTGAAAAAGCCGTTTATACAATTGTAAGTTATATTAGCAAAAACTGCCTATAGGCTCTTCAGAGCCAATATTACCAGTTTTAGTTCCGGAATTACCACAACAGTGGTGTCCCAGATGACATCCATTTTAATGGCGTGATATTCATGTAGAATGAAATTGCGGAATGCCTTTACTTTATACCAGGGGTATTCGACTTTTTCCAAAAGAGATTTATCAATCAATAGGGATGCTTCGCCAATGATAGTATAGTTGAAAAGGCAGGCTTCTACTGTTTTGGGGTCGTTTAAGAAGGTTTCTAATGTGTGTTCTGCGGTG encodes:
- the hisIE gene encoding bifunctional phosphoribosyl-AMP cyclohydrolase/phosphoribosyl-ATP diphosphatase HisIE, which gives rise to MSKQPDFSKGLVPAIIQDASTRTVLMLGYMNEEAYAKTLAEQRVTFFSRSKNRLWTKGEESGNFLDVVSLSIDCDADTILIQAKPAGPTCHTGADTCFDESNGDNAAWLDQLKHVIRSRKTAPLASSYTASLFQLGTHKIAQKVGEEAVELVIEALMQNDDLFKGEAADLIFHLLVLLEDRGIDLSEIIAVLQSRHAAK
- a CDS encoding phage holin family protein, with the translated sequence MIGFIIRYIIIACVVLVIPRYLKGITVDGFTTALLVALAMGFVNSFIKPVLKIISFPITFITLGLFSLVISVGLVYLVAAYVPGFVVTGFIAPLIFSFLVSLSTSFVGLFTR
- a CDS encoding helix-turn-helix domain-containing protein — protein: MFNHFSRYLKLIRAVPLHVMAQDLGIDAGLLSKYENGNRIPDLDLVIIFAHYHQVNARELCIYWMRERIKRSFVGYENLVEEALPHAEKDVKYFLKYHKVKLERKFCFKLILKNAITYDDAQVTNLRHFQFRRHGVFNH
- a CDS encoding helix-turn-helix domain-containing protein, whose translation is MKSNLKTLDQLIEETYGKLGSPSRNKFEWGAQLFKISAMIKVARLNLKLTQKEFAIKCGTSKYAISIAENNLIEIRISTLQKIVELGLGGRLELNIKL
- a CDS encoding HepT-like ribonuclease domain-containing protein, producing MKTSTPSSKERIEHILLAINKIQQYTAEHTLETFLNDPKTVEACLFNYTIIGEASLLIDKSLLEKVEYPWYKVKAFRNFILHEYHAIKMDVIWDTTVVVIPELKLVILALKSL